The DNA region CTGGGACACCCCGTACACGACGTCCCCGAATCTTTTCAGCGGCAGATCGGACGTTTCTCCTTTCAGCTGCGCCAGTGCGCTGGTGAACACGACGGGCATCATGATGCCGGGGCGAATTCTGCCGAGCTCGCGCAGCACGTCCACCCCGCTGAACCAACTGTGATCCAGGTCTTTCCACAGTTGTTGCTGCATCCGCTTCGCCGCCGCTTCAAACGGTGACGGTCGGGTCAGGTCCACTTCGAGCAGGTTGACGGAGGTGAAATCCCCGAAGATCCGGTCCACTTCCGGATGCAGCGGATGCCGGTTGAACAGCGTCACATTCAACGTGAACCGCTGACTTTTGCTCCAGGCCCCCAGCACGTGCGCATATGCCGTCAGCAACACGTTGCTCGGCGTGACGCCCGCCTCTTTGGCCCGCTCTTTCACCCAGTTCCAGCGGTCGGCGGACATCCGTCCGTTGTGACGACGGAAACGGGGCCGGCGAATGGTCTCCGGTGACGTTTTGAGCGGAAGTTCCGGTGCGGCCGGAATGTCGTTCAGACGGGCCGTCCAGTAATCGCGCGATTCCTTCCAGATGTCGGTCTCCCGGACCTCTTCCAGCGTGAGGACATAATCCCGGAAAGAGACCCCGGGTGCATCGGACTTCGTGCTCTTGCCTTCGTAGAGATCCATCCACTCCCCGAGCAGCAGACGGAAACTCCAAACGTCCCCGATCAGCAAATCGAAGCTGAAATGCAACCGGATCCGATCCCCCGGCATCCGGGTGGCACACACTTCGAACAGCGGCCACTCATCCGCGGGACGAACTTCATGTGACAACCGTTCCCGGACCTTGCGGATGTGCGCCTTTACTTCCTCCGGGGACCGGTCGGACACATCGGTCACCCGGATCTCGTACGGCGGCACTTCCTCCAAAATCCGCTGCCGCCCGTCGGGGAGAATGACGGCGCGCAACATCTCGTGCTTTTGAATCAAGTGCCGGAAAACGTCATTCAGCCGTTTCACGTCGAGCCCGGCGGCTTCCACCTCGTAGTAGGCATGCGTGGAAACGTTCCCGAGCGCGAAAGCCCCGCTGCGCCCGACATAATAGGCATATTGGATGTCCGTCAGCGGGAACGGTTCGTGTCGGTTCGCCGGATCCGGCTTCACTTCGGGCAAACGGTTGGGAGCGCTTTCCAACTGCCGCAGCACGGCCCCGGCGACATCCCGGATCGTCTCAACCATCGGCAACTTCACGTCAAACTGCTTCTCCATTCTGCCGTACAAATTCATCGTGCTGAGCGATCCCATGCCGAGAGAAGTGAGCGGAACGTCCACCCCGAACGAACGCGGGTCGATGTCCAACATGTCGGCAACCATCCGGCGCAGATGATCCTCCAGCACGGTCTTTCGCAGCGTGACGGGCAGTTTGAGCAACGCATTCCGGTCGAGCTGTTCCCGCCGGTCATTTTTCAGCACGCTGACCGCGAGCGGCGAGAGTTCTCCGTTCAAAAACGCCTTTCGACATGCCCGCCGCTGGATCTTCCCGCTGGTCGTGAGCCGGATGTCGGATCGGCGCACCAACACGACGCAATGAATCTCCGCCTCATGTTCTTCCGCCACGGCGCGGCGCACCGCACGGATGATATCGTCGTAATTTCCGGTCTTGCGCGGACGAGCAGCCTGAACCAACACCAGGCGCTCCTGACCGTCGATGAGGACGGAAAACGCCGCCGCCAATCCCGGAAGCAGTTCCGGATGGGCCGCCCCCGCGGTCCATTCGATGTCCTGCGGATACAGATTGCGTCCGGCAAGAATGATCAAATCCTTGATCCGGCCGGTGACATACAGCTCTCCCTCATGCAGGAAGCCGAGATCTCCGGTGCGCAGGAACGGTCCCTCCCCGGTGCCGGCCAGGCGGGCCCCGAACGTTTCCTCCGTGGCTTCCTCATTGCCCCAGTAGCCCAAGGCGACGTGTTCTCCCGCCACCCAGATTTCGCCGACTTTTCCTTCCGGCAACTCTTCGAGGGTGTCGGGATCGACGATGGCCACCCGGCAATCTTTCACGATCTCGCCGCAATTGACCACGGACAGACGTCGATCGTCGCTTTCGGAGGCCCGTTCCACCGATCCCGCCTCGAAGCGATCTCCTTTCACCTCAATCGCGATCCGCGGAGAGGTGTTGGCGGACACCATCAGCGTCGATTCCGCCAAGCCGTAGGCCGGGGTCAATGCTTCCCGCCGGAATCCGTACGGCTCAAAACGCCGCGCAAACCGCTCGAGCGTCTCGGCATGAACGGACTCGGAACCGTTGATCGCCCGGTACCAACGGGACAGGTCCAGCCCTTCACATTCTTCATCCGTCAGATTCCGCGCGCAGCGGTCGTACGCGAAGTTCGGACCCGCACTGAAAATCGATTCCGCTTCCGTCTCCGTGATCGCCTTCAACCACCTCAGCGGTTTTTGCACGAAATGTTCCGGAGCCATCAGCGTACAGCTGCCGCCGACATATTGGGACATGAGAATTTTCCCGATCAGACCCATGTCATGATAAAAAGGCAACCAGCTGACGATTCCGGCACCTTGCGGAATATCGAGCCGTTGACGCATCATCTCCGCGTTGGCCAGCAAATTTCCGTGGCTCACCATGACTCCCTTGGGCAGGGAGGTGGAGCCGGAAGTATACTGCAAAAACGCCAGCGTGTTCCGGTCGATGTCCGGTTCGGTCCAGGCGTCCGCGGATGACTCGTCGATCCGGTCCACGGCAAGCCAGGCGAGGTGATCCGGCAAGTCAAACTTTTGCCAGCGCCCTTCGAGTTTGTCGAGCAGTTCCGAATGGGTCAGCACCACTTTGGCTCCGCAGTCACGGGCAATCGTGACAAATCTCTCGAGCGGGGAGCTGAGCCGCGCCCGTGGAGCCGCCGGAACATTGCACGGAACCGCCACCATGCCGGCATACAGACAGGCGGAAAACGCCTGAATCATTTCCAGGCTTTGCGGAAACAGCAACATCACCCGGGTGCCGGGGGCAAAACCGTCCTGAAGAAGTGCTGCGAGCGCTCGTGACTTCCGGTCCAATTCCTCTTTCG from Staphylospora marina includes:
- a CDS encoding non-ribosomal peptide synthetase, giving the protein MDSVRSVKTWVQLLRTQADRFPDQVAYTFLRDGESDKFVWTKEELDRKSRALAALLQDGFAPGTRVMLLFPQSLEMIQAFSACLYAGMVAVPCNVPAAPRARLSSPLERFVTIARDCGAKVVLTHSELLDKLEGRWQKFDLPDHLAWLAVDRIDESSADAWTEPDIDRNTLAFLQYTSGSTSLPKGVMVSHGNLLANAEMMRQRLDIPQGAGIVSWLPFYHDMGLIGKILMSQYVGGSCTLMAPEHFVQKPLRWLKAITETEAESIFSAGPNFAYDRCARNLTDEECEGLDLSRWYRAINGSESVHAETLERFARRFEPYGFRREALTPAYGLAESTLMVSANTSPRIAIEVKGDRFEAGSVERASESDDRRLSVVNCGEIVKDCRVAIVDPDTLEELPEGKVGEIWVAGEHVALGYWGNEEATEETFGARLAGTGEGPFLRTGDLGFLHEGELYVTGRIKDLIILAGRNLYPQDIEWTAGAAHPELLPGLAAAFSVLIDGQERLVLVQAARPRKTGNYDDIIRAVRRAVAEEHEAEIHCVVLVRRSDIRLTTSGKIQRRACRKAFLNGELSPLAVSVLKNDRREQLDRNALLKLPVTLRKTVLEDHLRRMVADMLDIDPRSFGVDVPLTSLGMGSLSTMNLYGRMEKQFDVKLPMVETIRDVAGAVLRQLESAPNRLPEVKPDPANRHEPFPLTDIQYAYYVGRSGAFALGNVSTHAYYEVEAAGLDVKRLNDVFRHLIQKHEMLRAVILPDGRQRILEEVPPYEIRVTDVSDRSPEEVKAHIRKVRERLSHEVRPADEWPLFEVCATRMPGDRIRLHFSFDLLIGDVWSFRLLLGEWMDLYEGKSTKSDAPGVSFRDYVLTLEEVRETDIWKESRDYWTARLNDIPAAPELPLKTSPETIRRPRFRRHNGRMSADRWNWVKERAKEAGVTPSNVLLTAYAHVLGAWSKSQRFTLNVTLFNRHPLHPEVDRIFGDFTSVNLLEVDLTRPSPFEAAAKRMQQQLWKDLDHSWFSGVDVLRELGRIRPGIMMPVVFTSALAQLKGETSDLPLKRFGDVVYGVSQTPQVWIDHQVYEVDGDLVYHWDVVEGLFPDGMVEDMFSAYRRFLETLSDGETAWGASRFEWLPDRQAEVRRAVNDTAVPVPDKLIHQPFIERACLHPDRTAVAAGDVSLSYGELFRRANRLGRKLRELGARPGELVGVAVRKGWEQAVAVLGVLQSGAAYLPVDPDLPEERQRYLLQHGQARLVITRNGEPLPAAGDSVKTVAATLGGWEGPAGDPPEPVASPDDLAYVIYTSGSTGTPKGVAITHRSALNTILDINRRYGVSENDAVLALSSLSFDLSVYDLFGLLAAGGKVVMPEAGAGRDPGEWLRLVREHRVTVWNTVPALMEMLTEHAASGRENIPLRIVMMSGDWIPVNLPDRIRAVTDGSAKIYGLGGATEASIWSIHYPIGEVDPSWESIPYGKPLGNQTFHVLNERLEPCPDWVPGQLYIGGTGLAREYWRDPDKTEAGFVRHPFTGERLYRTGDLGRYLPDGNIEFLGREDFQVKIRGFRIELGEIEAALTRHPDVKAAVAVAAGERNRKRLTAFVVQKRDGGREEEELRLDEARELFSEEELAGAVLNPVERFEFQMRRKGLRTDLNGEAVPFPETISETPLDEVLALRTSRRTFGREELSAESLGSLLKLLAARETEGGYKYHYGSAQALYPVQTYVWVAPGRIRDVAPGTYWYDPRGHRLVSIHPDARITEELHFRYNHKMLSEAAFALFFIGKMDAIRPLYGRKARDLSLIEAGLMAQLIELAAPLQGIGVCQIGAIRNGHRLKELFRLDDDHEFLHSMMGGPLSEASSGPPGGKRLGRMSFEKELQEFLTGQLPEYMVPQTIIRLEALPLSPTGKVDRKQLTRLAEKARQTPRTYTAPRNETEQVIAHVLEELLGVGKVGIHDNFFDLGADSVTVARAHSRIQAKLGMDFPLISLFHYPNISLLAAHLSGQTDRDEALRKGSDRARLKREARGRLGAKRNRRGGNGQDDGK